TTGCCGGGAGGTTGCCTGTTTCGACTTACTCGCATTCGCGCTGAAACGGTTTACGAAGTCTTGAAGTTCGGCGATTTTTTCTTTTTTACGTTTGTTTTCGTCGAGAAGTCTTTCACGAGCCATCGTGGAGGCTTCCATATAATCGTCGTAATTGCCAGGGTAAACCGTAAGAGATTGGTAATCCAAATCCGCGATATGAGTCGCGATCGAATTGATAAAGTGACGGTCGTGAGAAATTACGATAACAACTCCGCGATAGTTGGTTAAGAACTCCTCCAGCCAATGAATCGTCTTGATATCCAAGTGGTTGGTAGGCTCGTCTAAAAGAAGAACGTCCGGTTTTTGAAATAATACTTGAGCTAAAAGAACACGGAGTTTAAAACCTCCGGTTAAAAACGCAAGAGTTTGGGTATGACTCGTTGTGGGAATTCCTAGTCCTTCCAAAAGTTCTCCGGCAGTACTTTCCGCCTCGTAACCTCCGAGTTCTCCGTATTTTTCTTCGAGTTCGGAAACGCGCATTCCGTCTTCATCCGACATTTCCGGTTTTGAGTAAATTGCGTCTCTTTCTTGAGAAACTTCCCAAAGTTCCTTGTTTCCCATAATGACCGTATTGAGTACGGTTTCGTTTTCATATTCGAAGTGATCCTGTTTCAAGTACCCGACTTTTATTCCCGCATCGATCGAAACGGAACCGCTGGCGCCTTGTTCTATTCCCGCGAGAATTTTCATAAACGTTGACTTACCGGAACCATTCGCTCCGATCAGTCCGTATCTGCAATTTTCCTTAAACTTTACAGTAACGTTCTCAAAAAGAACTTTTTTACCAAAGTTTAGGGTCAATCCGGAAGTGCTGATCATTTGAGAATACCTGCCAGGGAAGAATCATGACCATGATTTTCAAGATAGGGTTTTTTGCCAATAAAAAGTAGAATTAAGAACTTTCGAAATTTTACCGAAGTTGAAAACATATGCGTTCTAAACTTCAATCCGTTCTCCCTTTGATTCTAAGTTTTCCATTTCTAACCGGTCTTCAGGCCGAGGATCAATTATGGATCGGAAAAATTCTTCAATTTGGAAAATTACTCAGTACGGAAAACGCATATATTCCAATCGAGTCCAATGAGATTACTTCGGAACTTTCAAAACTCAATGATAAAACCGTAAGAATTCTCTGCAGTATGAAAGGGTCCACCTGCAATCCGATTCGTTACGAGATCTATCCGTTTCTCAACTCGAAAGAAATCGAACCTTGGACGATTAAAAAAATTCCCGATTACGTAAATCGTAATATTTTCGCATTCAATCCGACCGTTTCTCCGGACGGGAAATACCTTTTCTGGACCGCTTATATCAAACGCGGCAAATCGGGAACTCAGAAGATCTGGTATTCGAAACTAGACGAGAAAGGATTTTGGGAAGACGGAAAAGAAATGAACGCACCTTTGAACAATGAAATGCCCTCGGCCGTCATTTCCGCGTTGCCGGGAGGAAACGAACTCTTCGTCTTCGGAACGTTCGGCGAAAAAGAACTTTTAGACGAACTTGGAAAAGACTTCGAAGCAAAGGGGGAATTGGCGGCTCGTTCGTCCAAAAACTCCAACGAATACAGAAAAAAGATCGAGGAACTTAGAGCCGAATACGATGAAAAAACGAAGCAGATTACAAGAAGGGTTCCTCTTTATAAAAGTTTTAAGGAAAAGGATTCCTGGTCTAAGCCAAGTATATTAAAGTTTCCTGATTTTTATAATCTCTACAGAAAGAAAAACGATTCAAGCCAGGAAGTTTTCGGGGGCTCCACTCTTTCTTCTTCGGGAAGAATTTTGATCTATTCTTCCCAACACAAAGATTCCAAGGGGAAATTAGATCTTTATGTGAGTAAAATGTTAAGCGACGGGACCTTTCCTTTGGGAACAAATTTAGGCGAAGTTATCAATACGGATCACGAAGAGATGGCTCCGTTTTTAGCAAGCGATGATAGAACTCTTTATTTTTCCAGCGACGGACACAAAGGGATTTCCATTTATATGACGAAAAGAATCGGAGACGCTTGGGATCAATGGACCAAACCAATCGAAGTTTCGGAAAACCTGAAAGGTGTGAATTTCTTTTCTATTCCCGCGAACAGCGACTGGGCTTATATCAGTAAGGACGGTCAGTTGTTTATGGCCTATCTTCCGAAGGAAATGCGTCCCGAAAAAGTAGTGGTTGTAAATGGAAAGGTGACTGACACAGATGGAAATCCTCTCTCTGCCGATATACATTACGAATCTCTAAAGTCTCACGAGAAAATTGGAAGTACAAAAAGCGATCCTTCCACCGGAAACTTCTCTATCATTCTTCCTTTCGGAGAAAATTACGGCTTTTACGCTCAGAAGAAGGGGTATCTTCCTGTATCACAAAATTTGAATTTAAGTTCCAAAAAGAATTTCTCCGAGAAAGTGGAGGTTCTTTTGCAACTTCCTCCGATTCAAGAACGCGGAACAATTCAAATTAATAATTTATTTTTCGAATCCAAAAGTTTTCGAATCGTCCCTGAATCGGAGCCGGAACTTAATCGCCTCGCCGAGATTATGAAAGAAAATCCAGATATTAAAATTCAAATCGAAGGTCATACGGACAACGTCGGAAAGAAAAAAGATAATCTTCTTCTTTCCGAAAAACGTGCGATAGCGATCGCCGAATATCTTTCTCAAAAGCATTCGATTCCTATGGAAAGAATTAAAACCCGAGGTTTCGGAGACAGTGTTCCTTTGAGCAAAAACGACTCCGAAGAAGGGCGTAGAAAAAATAGAAGGGTGAACTTTACCATTCTCAAAAGGAAATGAGAATACGTTAATTTACAAAGTATCCGAAAGTTTACTAGTGCGATTTTATTCCCTATTTCGTGATCGAACTCATGCGGATTTCTAAGACAAAATAGCGTCCTTTCTGAACATGAAAAACGTGGGTTAAATCAAGAAATGTATTAAGAGTCTCAGAATTGTCTTTTGTAAGAGCGACATTGCCGCGACACTGTATCAGTTCTCTGAATGTAGGGTTCCTACCATAACCTTACCCACAAGTACTTGGATCCGAAGATAAATCCGTCGGAATTCCGACAAATCCCCCGTGAAACTTAGTTCCCACCCTTATTTTTGGGTGGAGGCGGAAAGACTCGGGAAATTTTTCTCTATCAGAAAATCATACTTTTTGCAAGTAAAAAGCCTCATTCTTGTCGGAACACTTGAAAAATATCAGTTTTTGATCCTTATTATACCAAAAGCCCTCTTAATTTGTGGGTAAGGTGATGGGTTCCTACAGATCGCATTCGTATTGACAGTTTTTCCTGTCGTTTAAGATCGTAATAGCTTCAATTCCTTCGGAAATTTTAATCATAATCCGGCATATTCCATGGAAATTATACCGCAAAATAATACGGATCTTGTATTAATTTTGAATCAAGGAGGAATGATATCCTTCCGGGGTTTCATATCCCATTACGTCTAAAATTGTGGCCGCAACATTCGCAAGACCGGGATTGGGAAAATTCGAATTCAATCGGATTTTCCTTTCAGGATCCAGAACGGAAAAAGGAACCGGATTGAGCGTATGACTCGTTTTAGGAATTGGTTTCCCTTGAGAATTTTTTTCCACGTTTCCCTTTTTATCCAATTGATACATCTCGTCCGCGTTACCGTGATCAGCCGTAATCAATAAAACAATATTCTGTTTTTCGCATGCTTTCCAAAGGCGTTCCAAACAACCGTCCAGAAATTCCATCGCTCGAACTGTGGCCGGATAATTTCCGGTATGACCCACCATATCCCCATTGGCGTAATTAACTCGATAGAAGTCCTGCTTGTTTTCGTTCAGGGCTTTTTCCAAAGCTTCCGTGATCAGAGAAGCTTTCATTTCCGGACTTTGATCGAAGGGAATCACGTCGGATTGGATTTCGCGATATTCTTCTGACTTTTGATCGAAATAACCGCTTTTGTTTCCGTTCCAAAAATACGTTACATGTCCGTACTTTTGTGTTTCGGATAACGCATACTGCGCTATTTCCGAGTTGGCCATGTATTCCCCTAACGTTCGATCAATCGCAGGGGGAGCGACTAGAAAACGTTCCGGAAGTTTGAGATCTCCATCGTATTGCATAATTCCAGCATATACAATATTAGGAAGAGGGCCGCGATTGAATTTATCGAAGTCTTTTTCGGTGAACGCCAAAGAGATTTCGATCGCTCTATCTCCTCTGAAATTCGTAAAAACTACAGAATCACCGTCTTGAATTTTACCGACGGGATTTCCGTTTTCCGCAATTACAAAAGAAGGAAGATATTGATCGATTACTTTCGGATCTTCCGCGCGAAAGCTTTCTATCGCTTCTTTCGCGGAGGAGAATTTTCTGCCTTCTCCTCTTACGTGAATTGCCCAGCCTCTTTCTACCATGGACCAATCCGCTTCGTAACGGTCCATGGTAATCGTCATTCTCCCTCCTCCGGAAGCGATACGAATATCGGTACCATTTTTTCTAAGAGAATCCAACCAGGTTTCAAAAGGATTCAGATAATCTAATGCGGATTTTTCCGGAACATCTCTTCCGTCCAGAAGAATATGAAGTCTAATTTTCGTAACTTTTTCGGAGATCGCCTGCAAAATTAACGCTTTTGTATGATCGATGTGAGCATGAACGTTTCCGTCTGAAAAAAGACCTAATAAATGTAATGCGGATTTATTCTTCTTTGTGTTATCAATAATTTCTTTCCAAGCCTGACCTTGGAAAATATTTCCTGATGCGATCGAGTTGGAAACTAATTTGGCTCCTTGGTCGAAAATTCGTCCCGAACCGAGAACATTGTGTCCGACTTCCGAGTTTCCCATGTCCTCATCGGACGGCATACCTACGAATTTACCGTGAGCTTGGATGTGGAGAGTGGGAAATTGATTCCAGACTTGATTTAAAAATGGAAGCTTAGCATCCGCTATCGCGTTTCCGAACTCCGGACCTTTAGGGGAATAACCGACGCCGTCTAAGATAACGAGCAAAACCTTTCTAGACCGAAAGGTATATTTCTTTGAAAGCTTCATATTAGATTCATGGAATCAGTTGAATATATGGAAAGTCAAGAGATTCAAATATGAAAAAAACTTGGAAATTTGCTTTTCTTTCCTAAATCGGATGAAAAATAAGAACTCATTCTAAGGCTGGTTTTCAGTGAGACTTATCCATTGAATTCGAAGTTCAAATTTTACAGTCTTGGGTCGATTTTGTTGTGGAAAACTTGAGTTTGGAACGAGTTGTAAAATTTTTTCATCTGAAAAGCTTTTTGAAAAATCTGGAAATAATTTTAATAGTTTAAACAGTGGAGAAGCGATGAGCAAACCAGTTTTAAATCAGGCGTTTGGTGGCGGAAATCAAACGCAAAACTTTTTAAAAGTTAAAAAAATCAATGAAGTAGTTAGCTATTATTTAAACGACCGACTTACACACTCCGTTTATAAGGCGATTGTTTCCCAGACGACTCATAAGAACGTTAAATCTCAAAATTTATTTCAAGTAGAATCTAGAGTTCCCGAGGCTTCCGAACTTACGACTGCGGAAGTGGTGTTTCACATCAAACGATTATTGGAAGACGAAGTCGTTCTTCAATTCGCGTACTTTTACATAGACCCTGCCACATCCGACTTAAAATTAAAACCTTGTTACGTCGCTTATACGGATGCAGAGCCCGGTGATCTCACGCGTATTTATCTTTCTTTGATTGATCTTTCCATCAATTCGATTTTATCGTATTTGGAAAGCAGACCGCCGCTTGGAAAAGAAGTTTTATGGGAAGATTTGGAAACGGATTTTAAAGGCGAGAATATACAAAAATTGAAACTTTTCTTTAATCCTGAAAGTTTTTTCCAAGCACCGAATATTAGCATTCCCTTAAATCCCGAATATGTAAAAGATATGTTGATTGAGATCACGGACGGATTGATTAAAAAAGGGAGAATTAGGGAAATACCGGAATTTGGATATTTGGTCGTAAAAATCAAAGAACTTCAGATGTTATTTGAACTCGTGGATGAATTCCATTTTAAAAAAGTATTTCCTAAATACAAATGGGCTTTGTCGGATTCGTTTGCCGCGATTTCTCATGAAGAAAGGATGCATACGAACGATCCATCCGCAACTCCGACGACACTCTTCGGTAAAAAAAGGGCCAAAGCGATTGGGAAAGTTATAGAATCCGATCCGGAAAGAAAATCGAAACGTAAATTTATAGGAGTCGAACTGATACAAAGTTTAAGTGAAGAGATAGAAAGTTCTCTCAAAGTTTCATATCAAGAACAGATTCGAGACCGCTTTCACGAGATGACCGATCATCTTTCCAAACAAACCGGACGTTGGGACAAACTTGTGTTATTCATACCCGATGAAGAATTTAAAACCTATCCCGCCGGATTGAAAAAACTTTTTACGGAAGATTCGCATATCGCTTATTCGCCTTGGGAAACAAAGGGAATTACGATGCATTCTTTTATGAGAATCGACGTGGAAACCGTTAAATCTGTCATAAAATCATTAACAATGGCGGCTCATGTGGATGCGTGGAAAGTATTAAGTATTCGTAATTTGATCGAACTGAACGAGGATGCCATACAAACCGTTTTTAAGGACGAAGAATTTGTAAAGAATTACGGAAAGGTTCTTCGAAAAGGATACGTAAAGTATTTTCCGTGGTATTTTGGTATTTTGGATTTTGTGGGAGTTGCAAAACTTATTCAGGATGTTTTCTTTCAAGCGGCTAAAGAAAAAATTCGATCGGAGCAATCATTTTTCAAATCAAAAAACCGGGATATGGCTTTCAAATTGGAGCAAAAGGAAATCCAGGAAAAATTAAAAGAAGATGAAAAAATCAAATCTTTGGAACAAAAATCAAAACTTTCGGAAGCTCTCAACCAGTATTATTTTGAAAGAAATATTCCGCCGATGTTGAAGGATATTCTTTACGAAGTTCCTGGATATTCCCCTGAATTGATTCATCAGATTATAGAGCGTGATAAATTCATTTTGATACCGGACTCCGATCCTGCAAAAGACAAAACGGATTCGATTTTGATTTATCCGGACGATGAGTCCTTTCGTTTCAGGGCGAAAGAGATCCATAAAGTTTTATCGGAAAAAAAGAAGAATTTAGAATTTAAGTTGAGTAATAAAGAGGAAGATTCTCAAAAGGAAAAAATTATCAAAACTTTAAAGTATTTGGATTCTTGGTTTTCTTCCAAGCCGGAAATTTCTAAAGGTACTAAAAGTGGCGCTTCCGTAAATTCAAACGAGGACCCTTATGAAAATTTTCGAAAGGAAATTATAAAAATCAAAGGAAAAGAGAAAATTTCCCTATAATTCTGCTGATCCCTAAAAATAGAGTACCGTTAATTTGAGCGCAAATCCGCGTTTAGACGCGGAATTTTGGACACTCTATTTTGTAGGGATTAGTAATTGATCATTTCAAGAAGTTATTTCAAAGATAACTTATGATATTGTTCAATTAGGGTTGTTGAAAAATTCCATGATTCAGATTAGTAAAACCCCACTTCAGACATCCATTTCAACGAAGCAGAAACGGATAGAGAATTAATTTTTCAACAACTCTAATGATCCTTTAAAACAAAGCAAAGAATACTTTTGGACGAATCTATCGTTTAACGTGAATTCGGCGGTTGAAAATGAGAAAGAATTTTCTAAAAGTAGAAGTCCTTACTTTTAGAATTTGCTCGTAAAATTGCGATTTGTTGTAGTTCCCACATTTTAAGAATAGATTTACAAAGTTCAAATTCCGATTTCCTACAAAAAAAAATCGTGAATTTCTTACGTCGAACTCACGTTAGTTTATGTGTTTTCGTTCGATTTGATAAAAAAAGAAAAATATTTACAATTTATCTTTTCTCGGAACAAGATCTTTTAAGAAAATTAAAATTTAATCGTGTAAACAGCGGTAGGTGTGATTTCCGTGAATCCGTTGATTGGGTTTTTTACGGTAACGGCTGAAAATTTCCATCCTTCGGGATTTAAATCGAAAAGTAAGGTTTGTATCTTTTCGTAATCCTTAGCAAATAAAAATGCGTGAATCAATTGTAACCCGTAAACCGCGCCTAACAGCCATTGTGCTTGATTGTACTGAGATGTCGCGCGGTCATAGTTGCTGAAATAAGGATTGGTTGCTGTGGCCGTGGTCAAAATTCTTCTAACTAAGATGGTTGTGCGAACTGTTTCGTCGGAACTATCCGAGTTTAAATTTGGATCCATAAATGCGGCAATCGTGATCGCAGTGGAGTTGAATTTATAGTTGTTTTCTTCCGCCGAGGCTTTTTCTTTACAGTTATTGGTGTATAACACTGTGCCAGCAAACAACAAAAAGCTGATCACTGCCCATTTTTTTTGCCCTATTTTCCATTGACCCCAACCAGGAAGAATTGCGGATCTACCGGATATGGTCCATTCCGTTTCCTTCCAAGAGGACGAGATCGTTGTTTGTTCGGTTTTGTCGTTGGTTTTGGGTGGTAGTTTCGCAGTGACTTTTTTGGGTTCATCCTTTTTAGGGTCTTTCAAATTGATCTCGGAAATTTCGGCTTTGGGAATGATCTGCGTTTTTCCGTTAATTTCTATGTGAACTTCGGTTCTTGATTGGTTTACGATTTTACCCTGAAGGGTTTTTCCGTTTTTAAGAACGATCGTGCTTGCTGATAACGGTAAAGAAATCAGAATTATTAAAGCGAAAATTCCTGAAGAAGATATAAGAACCCGTCGAGCGTCAATAGAAGTGAGGCGTTGAGTTACCAGCTTGGTCTTTCTGACAAAGTCAGCCGGGTTTTTAGGACGCGCTATAAATTTAGATATTCGAGACATCGGATTGTGAGTGTTTTTTGTTGAGTCTAAAAATGAAAGTCGGTTAGGTGAAATTCCCGTTCAAATTACAATTGATGGGCTTTAGCGGGTTTAAATTCATTGAATAGAAAGAATTATTATGATTCTTAATCGCGAAATTTTAGAATCTATCTTTTTATACAACAAATTATCTTTTTGCTTGAAAAAACAAGTACGAATCAGCGATCCTTCATTACTGTGGCACACACTTCCGAGTTAGAAAAACTCTATAACCACAATAAAGATGATTTATTTCATTATATAAAAAAATCGTTCTACGACGAAAATTCTGCGCAAGATATTTTGCACGATTCGTTTCTAAATTTTTTTCGATATTATGAAAGTAAAAGCATTCCTGATCCGACTTCTTGTAGGATGATTCTTTTTAGAATCGCGAGAAATTTAATGATTAACCATGCGAAGTCCTATTATCAGCGGAATGTATCTTTGGTAGGCGAAGATGTGAGCAGTAATTTTACGTCTAAAACGCCAAGTCCTGAATTTTCCGTATTGGAAAAAATTGACCAATCGGATGTTAAACATATCATCGATTCTCTTTTAGATACGATTTCCCCAGAATATAAGGAAGCTTTACTTTTAAGATATCAGCAGGATTTAAAGCTAGAAGAGATTTCTAAAATTCTTGGGATGAGTATATCGGGCGTATCTAGACTCATTGAAAGGGCTGAAAAATCTTTGGCTCAAGAAGGTAAAAAAATAGGTTTCCAACCTGGAAATTACATATAGGATATTTTTTTATTACGTCCTATATTTTAAAAGAGAAAGAATTCGGAACTGTTGGTGATAAAAAAATCAGAAATGGAAAAAAAAGCTCAAATTGATTTCTTTTAGTTTGTTTAGCAAACAGGAAGCAGGATAGAATGAATCGTAGACCCGGGAAACGTAAATATGGAAAATAAAACGGATACTCCCGAATTTGAAGGATACGCAAAATTCCTTAGGGAAAAGGGAGCCGTATCTCAACTTCCGGCTTTCGATCCGAATTGGGTCGGAATGAAACCTCGCTTTAACGTAGAAGATAAAATCATAAGTATTCCAACAAATACAAATATTCTTCGTTTTCCGAAGACAATTTGGTTAACGGCCGCAGCAGCCGTTTTATTGCTTATGATTGGCGTTTGGTTTCGTTTTTGGACTCCGAAAACGAAACCTGAAATTGTTCAAGGAACTCCTCTTAACGCAGTAGTAGTTTTTGTAAAAGGTCAAGCTTCTGTTATGAGAGATGTTCAGACAAAGCTACATCGTGGCGACCTTTTGAATGAGTCCGATATTATTCTTACCAATGCCGGAGGAGCGGTGGATATCGGCTTAACCGATTCAAGTGTAATTCGCGTAAAAGAAAATAGCAGATTGATTTTGAAGGAATTGAGAGAAAACAACGGCTCTCAGATCAGAATAGATTTAACCGCAGGTAGATTGTTAAACGTAGTCGAAAAAGAAAAAAAAGGAAGCAATTTCTATGTGGAAACTCCTTCCACGGTTGCGGGTGTGAGAGGAACTTCTTTCGAAGTAAGTACGTCCAAGAACGAATCCGTGGTGTTTGTAGTGGAAGGGGCGGTGGAAGTGATTTCTTTAAATACTGCCGGGAAAATATATACTTTAGAAGCGACTAAACTTATAACCTTAAATAAAGACGGAGAAATTGAATCGATCGATCTCCCTAAGCTGAACTCTACTCTCCCGGAATATAAAGATATGAGAAAGAATCTTGAAAATCTGGATAGAGAACTTCTTTTAGATTTGCGGAATTTGAAGTCCGCGAAAACTGAAGAGGAATTGAGTAGAATTTATGACCTTAACATCGAACATATCATTATGAAAGATGGAAGAGAATTGAGAGGTGTCGTTGTTTCTCAGAAAAAGGGAAAGCTAGTGATCCAAACTCTGAAGGGTTCCTATATTCTGGACGAAAAAGCCGTAGATAAGATCAAGTACTGATTCGATTCCAAACTTTCTATCTCTAAATAAAATAAGCCGTTTGGTATAAATTTCAAGCGGCTTTTTTTATTTCCAAAAACGATAAAATAAAACGGAGCAATCCGGAAATTCGAAACCTTTTTGAACGTGCTCTAAGACTGTCCCAAAACGTAGGAACAATTGCAGCATTCCGCGGAGATTTTGATAACATAGAATCGTTTTGGAACAAACTTGAAAATTTTCTCATACGTTTAAGAGTGAATAAAAAAGTTCAACTTTGCGATTCAGTTTAAAATTCTCGGGTAATTTCGGCCGAGTTTTGGTATATTCGTATTTTCTAATTAGGAATCGATGTGATCGTAGATCCAGGAATCTAAAGACCAGGCACCGCCTCCGAGAAGAAAAAGTGCGATTCCCATGGAAACTGTGAGAATGTGATATTCAAATCCTTCCCCGCCTTGATTACCAAACCAATTCATAAAAAAGCCGATTTCTTTATGAGTCCATCCTGCTATTCCCAAGGTACATGTGATTCCAAACGCCGCTAATCTCGTGCAAAGTCCCAATAGGAGGGCAATGGATCCGAAAAATTCCGATAAAATTGCTAATATGGCCAAAATAGTTGGAAATTCGGCAGTATTTACCAGATAATCCATAGAAGCTTCGTAACCTACGCCTCCAAACCAGCCTAAAAGTTTTTGAGCACCGTGAGGGAAGATACAAATTGCAAGGCCGAATCGAAGAAAAAGAGTAGAGAAAAATTCTTGGGTTGAAAAGAAACTTTGAATCATGATGTGCTCCGAGAACTGCATTCTTTATGAATTTTTGAAGGAAGGAAAGAAATAAAAAATTCAAGAAAAAATCATTTGTAGGAACTCCTGTTTCTTACAAACGTTTAGTTGTTGATAGATAAGGATTTGGAAATTTATTGAAAAATAGGAGTTCCTATATTTCAGGAATCGATGAAAATATCCTGAACATCTATTTGATACTCTTAAAGTCTGTCTCAGAACCTCAAAAAAATCAACGCTATCATTCTGCAAGTTTGTAACAAACGTAAGAGTTTCCATGTTTTAGTCATAACCCACAAATACTTGGATCCGA
The nucleotide sequence above comes from Leptospira weilii. Encoded proteins:
- a CDS encoding RNA polymerase sigma factor, translated to MAHTSELEKLYNHNKDDLFHYIKKSFYDENSAQDILHDSFLNFFRYYESKSIPDPTSCRMILFRIARNLMINHAKSYYQRNVSLVGEDVSSNFTSKTPSPEFSVLEKIDQSDVKHIIDSLLDTISPEYKEALLLRYQQDLKLEEISKILGMSISGVSRLIERAEKSLAQEGKKIGFQPGNYI
- a CDS encoding OmpA family protein, whose amino-acid sequence is MRSKLQSVLPLILSFPFLTGLQAEDQLWIGKILQFGKLLSTENAYIPIESNEITSELSKLNDKTVRILCSMKGSTCNPIRYEIYPFLNSKEIEPWTIKKIPDYVNRNIFAFNPTVSPDGKYLFWTAYIKRGKSGTQKIWYSKLDEKGFWEDGKEMNAPLNNEMPSAVISALPGGNELFVFGTFGEKELLDELGKDFEAKGELAARSSKNSNEYRKKIEELRAEYDEKTKQITRRVPLYKSFKEKDSWSKPSILKFPDFYNLYRKKNDSSQEVFGGSTLSSSGRILIYSSQHKDSKGKLDLYVSKMLSDGTFPLGTNLGEVINTDHEEMAPFLASDDRTLYFSSDGHKGISIYMTKRIGDAWDQWTKPIEVSENLKGVNFFSIPANSDWAYISKDGQLFMAYLPKEMRPEKVVVVNGKVTDTDGNPLSADIHYESLKSHEKIGSTKSDPSTGNFSIILPFGENYGFYAQKKGYLPVSQNLNLSSKKNFSEKVEVLLQLPPIQERGTIQINNLFFESKSFRIVPESEPELNRLAEIMKENPDIKIQIEGHTDNVGKKKDNLLLSEKRAIAIAEYLSQKHSIPMERIKTRGFGDSVPLSKNDSEEGRRKNRRVNFTILKRK
- a CDS encoding LA_0442/LA_0875 N-terminal domain-containing protein; this translates as MSRISKFIARPKNPADFVRKTKLVTQRLTSIDARRVLISSSGIFALIILISLPLSASTIVLKNGKTLQGKIVNQSRTEVHIEINGKTQIIPKAEISEINLKDPKKDEPKKVTAKLPPKTNDKTEQTTISSSWKETEWTISGRSAILPGWGQWKIGQKKWAVISFLLFAGTVLYTNNCKEKASAEENNYKFNSTAITIAAFMDPNLNSDSSDETVRTTILVRRILTTATATNPYFSNYDRATSQYNQAQWLLGAVYGLQLIHAFLFAKDYEKIQTLLFDLNPEGWKFSAVTVKNPINGFTEITPTAVYTIKF
- a CDS encoding ABC-F family ATPase, which codes for MISTSGLTLNFGKKVLFENVTVKFKENCRYGLIGANGSGKSTFMKILAGIEQGASGSVSIDAGIKVGYLKQDHFEYENETVLNTVIMGNKELWEVSQERDAIYSKPEMSDEDGMRVSELEEKYGELGGYEAESTAGELLEGLGIPTTSHTQTLAFLTGGFKLRVLLAQVLFQKPDVLLLDEPTNHLDIKTIHWLEEFLTNYRGVVIVISHDRHFINSIATHIADLDYQSLTVYPGNYDDYMEASTMARERLLDENKRKKEKIAELQDFVNRFSANASKSKQATSRQKQIEKIKLDDIKPSSRVSPYIRFKMKKPLGKDVIIAENISKSYDRPIFKDFTINITKGEKIAIIGTNGVGKTTLLKTLMKQIEPDAGKVSMGDSVTSSVFPQDHREGILEDSDTLVEWLYRYADPGTEMEEIRAILGRMLFSGDMAKKSTNVLSGGEKSRLIIGRMIISGDNLLALDEPTNHLDLETIEALNYALSIFEGTVIFVSHDREFVSSLATRVIEVSTEGIRDFKGTYEDFLEREGAEFYKRLSGGPVLAES
- a CDS encoding DoxX family protein; its protein translation is MIQSFFSTQEFFSTLFLRFGLAICIFPHGAQKLLGWFGGVGYEASMDYLVNTAEFPTILAILAILSEFFGSIALLLGLCTRLAAFGITCTLGIAGWTHKEIGFFMNWFGNQGGEGFEYHILTVSMGIALFLLGGGAWSLDSWIYDHIDS
- a CDS encoding FecR family protein, giving the protein MENKTDTPEFEGYAKFLREKGAVSQLPAFDPNWVGMKPRFNVEDKIISIPTNTNILRFPKTIWLTAAAAVLLLMIGVWFRFWTPKTKPEIVQGTPLNAVVVFVKGQASVMRDVQTKLHRGDLLNESDIILTNAGGAVDIGLTDSSVIRVKENSRLILKELRENNGSQIRIDLTAGRLLNVVEKEKKGSNFYVETPSTVAGVRGTSFEVSTSKNESVVFVVEGAVEVISLNTAGKIYTLEATKLITLNKDGEIESIDLPKLNSTLPEYKDMRKNLENLDRELLLDLRNLKSAKTEEELSRIYDLNIEHIIMKDGRELRGVVVSQKKGKLVIQTLKGSYILDEKAVDKIKY
- the gpmI gene encoding 2,3-bisphosphoglycerate-independent phosphoglycerate mutase; this encodes MKLSKKYTFRSRKVLLVILDGVGYSPKGPEFGNAIADAKLPFLNQVWNQFPTLHIQAHGKFVGMPSDEDMGNSEVGHNVLGSGRIFDQGAKLVSNSIASGNIFQGQAWKEIIDNTKKNKSALHLLGLFSDGNVHAHIDHTKALILQAISEKVTKIRLHILLDGRDVPEKSALDYLNPFETWLDSLRKNGTDIRIASGGGRMTITMDRYEADWSMVERGWAIHVRGEGRKFSSAKEAIESFRAEDPKVIDQYLPSFVIAENGNPVGKIQDGDSVVFTNFRGDRAIEISLAFTEKDFDKFNRGPLPNIVYAGIMQYDGDLKLPERFLVAPPAIDRTLGEYMANSEIAQYALSETQKYGHVTYFWNGNKSGYFDQKSEEYREIQSDVIPFDQSPEMKASLITEALEKALNENKQDFYRVNYANGDMVGHTGNYPATVRAMEFLDGCLERLWKACEKQNIVLLITADHGNADEMYQLDKKGNVEKNSQGKPIPKTSHTLNPVPFSVLDPERKIRLNSNFPNPGLANVAATILDVMGYETPEGYHSSLIQN